The nucleotide sequence cacacacacacgtgtgtgtgtgtgttgtgtgtgtgtgcgtacataataTTCATAAGAATGAGGTCAGCCTCCAAAGAAACATCAAAGACTGCAACAGTCACACCTCACTGCAACCTTTACCCAAGGCAACAAGTGGTCAGTCCTGTCCACCAAAACTTTTGCTTGTAATTTCATGCCTGATTATCATTGCTTCACTTTTATTCTATTACTGTATTCTTAACCATTTATCTAGAAATATATCTGGTATACACACTTGTTGGGAGTACTGCATCTGTGTAAGTGACTAAtgcaaatgaacaaaaataaaagtatttttcataaataaattcaaacaaaaaagaaagaaaactgtaaTCAGGTAAAAAATTTACATTGTCTCAAAGTAAGTGGTCAGTCCTACTGACCACTTGCCATCAAAGGATACTTAAGAATACTTAATCTTCATTTGGTACTTTAATTGTTACTGTAGTTTATGTGACACAAATCTCTGATAAAAGTTAATCTTGATAAATTCTGCAGCGTAGACAAACATAGAAAATATTCAGTGCATTCTATACTTCAACCTGCAAAAAAAGTCATATACCTCTCTACATATTACAGTAATTCCATCGTTTTACTTTACTGATTTGCTTCATTATTATCTAATCATCTAAGAAATGTATGTACCTGTGAGACTCCTTTAACACAGCCTTGAGGTATGAGAGTCTACCCAAGTGTGAAGGCAGTAGAGGACCTTGGTGATCCCCAATAACTTGGTCAACTTCTTTTTGTACACGAGCTTGTACTTCAGGGTGTCTGGCCAGGAGGTAGAGCGTGAAACCAATTGTGTGCGATGTCTGgaagtaataatgacaagaattatCACTTTTGAACAAGTTTATTTCTGTTGGTTATCACGTTATTCATATCTAGTTATTACATCCCATATTTTTTtgtcaggaggggaaaaaaatcaatttgtcCAGActaaagtaacaaaataaaatcaaaatacatattCAAAATCTAATATTCAAGCTGATACTCAAAAGTGGGATAAATATACTGTGcccaattaataaaattttccttACTGTGTCAATGCCAGCAAAGAGCATGTCGAGAATAAGTGTAACAACATCTTTACGGGAGAGGCCAGGCATGAGAAGAAGTGATTCCATAAGTGttaattcttcatcttctttccctgTCTTGGCCTTCAACAGTGCTTCTGTCTCTTGAATGTTGCTGTCTGCAACCCTGTtagatttctttccttttatatcaGCCTGTATTGACTTTTCACTGCTTAACTTTTATTAATGTGTTTTTACAATCTATAGACtactaaaaaaaggaatatatatcctcatgtaaaaaaaaaaaaaaaaaaaaaaaaaaaaaaaaaaatataatatatatattatatatatattatatatatatatatatatatatatatatataatatatatatatatatatatgcacatacctcctcatgtcaaaaaaaaaaaaaaaatctatgcacatatatcctcatgttcaaaaatatatatctatgcacattTATATTAAGGCTGTAAGATAAGAAACAATGGAAGACTTACTCTAGGAAAAGTTGGTGATTTGCTTTCAGCCTCCTGTAAGGGGCTGTAGGGAAGAACCTCCACATACCAGCACTAATTTCAGTGTCATTCATGGCTTCAAAAATGTTATTGGCCGAGTGGATTAATTGCATCGGCTGAGAGTCATCCGTGAGGTTGGGATCCAAGCATCCTAATCTTCGACTGAGAGCGACAAGGCCCACAGCtgcaatgtttgtttgtttttttgttcatttcaatATCTCCCTTCAGTTTTCACAGAAATATCTGAATATTATAACCAGCAAAGTCTCTTACTAAATTTTATTCACCACATTAATCAATATcttatgaaattaattttttttttaatacaaatacaCAGGTGCCTTCTGCACGTACATTCAAGAGCCCATTTGTACAGTTCAGTCTGAAAATTGCTTGGCATCTCCCCATACTCTTCCTGCATGGCTGCAATCCTATTAAACAGATGATATGTAATATTTCCAAATCAGAAATCAAATGCAAAATAGTACAATACATTCATGCATTTATAAGATCCACTAAAGGAATAATCAACATCTCACCTATCCAAAAATTCAAGAGTGATCTCATCCATGGACTTCAGATATGAAGCAATATTCTTTACTTTCAGCATAGGAGTCTGCACTCTACTGCGGACACGCCACCATTCCTCACCATTTCTGTTGAAAAAATGCTTTATACAAAAGATTCTTTGAtcaaatatgttataataatcagGTCACTGCTTGTAAAACATGGTATTAAATGCCTTTTCTCCATAgatttattaacaataaaaaattttgtatgtatgcctTTACTTTTAAAACAATATCTTCACAACCTACTCAGGCAGAagaccactttttttttcaaagtatccATTCACTTCATCATCGCGTATCTTCTTCAGTGCCAAAAACCCGTTTCGAACAGGGTTCTCCATGGTGGTGCGGAAGACAGTTTCACAGTCATCAGGATTGGTCAGCCCAACAATTGATGGCATTCCAGGCGTCACCATTCTAACAATGGGCCCATATTCCTTTATCATCTTTTCCCAGAACTTATGGATCTGCTTGTTATCAAAAGCTGAAAGAAGATCTAGTTTTACAAATGGTGATGAAGCATTTATGTGTCATGATTTGACATTTAGTTTTATAAATTGCTTGATATTACCAATGGCAGCAATTAATGCCACTCTGACAATAAGGTTATACTTTCTTCCATCATGCTCCtctgcaatgtatatatatatatatattacctggaAAGTCACTTCCTGATGGACTGATACTTATTTTGCTCTTTCTGTATCATATTTGGATAGGTATCATTGAATCTTTCAGATATATGAAGAACACTCTTTCCTATTACTATAACCCTGTTGTTCTAGTGAAACAAAGTATAAAATACACCAGTATATTTCATGAAAAAAGAGGCATTTTTGAAATTGAGGGTTTCTAAAAAGAAAttgcaaaaacacacatactttaCCACAGTCACTTTTCTTGTGATAGTTAACTTAGCAAAAAAAAGGGTCTGACTATAAAATTATtaagacataaaaaaacacaaaactactGTAAAATTACATTCTTTATGTTTTGTGTTACAGTAATAGGGTCCTGTTTAGAACAAAGAACTCCCCTTACATACTGGAAAGACCCCTTAAAAGAGAAACTCATTTTCAAAATGTACTATTTTGGGGAAATATAATGGTAGAAATGTTTAAGTAAAGAGTTCCTATAACATAGCATATTTTACCTGAAATATtgaagttattttatttttatggtttattcTTAGTAGTAGCCTGATTGAGTGGAAAATATAGCTATTACATAATTCTGTTCTTCAGCTGTACCATTAAGGAAAAGAATTTAGGTAATTCACTTAATCTATACAGCAATGCTCAgagttatatgaaatatttatagatatacagttGAATGGGacttaataatatgtaaaattaatgatGTTTTGATCAAATCTGATGAAGCCCCTCATTATACTCCATAGAAGATGTATTTCTCTCTAGGTATACACCAATCCACaataattgagagagaaaaaaaacgatcaaACATATGATCAAAATGATGGAAAAATACTTTCATACTTATCTCATAAATTCACTTCCTACAtattgtatattgcaaaaaaaaaaagataaaaaaaatcttcatacaTTGTAaatattctgaatatatatatatatatatatatatatatatatatatatatatatatatatatatatatatatatatatatatatatatatatatatatatatatagatatatatattatatatatatatattatatatatatatatatatatatatataataaatatattatatatatattttttatactgtaagtatatttaatatttagtcCATAATTAAACTGAGAGGAAATAAGCTAAATGCCAAAGAATATATTAACAAGTCTGAGATTTTAGATAGCCTGGGTTAAGTCTTCCTGAATTTACTGCTAGGAATGTTGTTGCAAAGGAATCAAAGAACAACACTGGCTTTCCCATGACTTAGTATTCCTTTGGTCATACGCAGGTGTCATTTGGCTTATTACTCCTTCACTTCTACTGTAAATTTTACATTAGGTCATATATGTAACAGTTGCAAGCTGCTTGGCACAATTTATATTCagcttgaaaaaaaagataaatcacacAAACTTCTTGAAACATTCTAAAAGCTAATAGAAATCTGCACACTTGAAGACAATATAAATATTCCAAGATAATATAAGCATATGAACATTCAGGCGAAACTTACTTGGGTCGAGCAGCATGGAAGGGATCGTGCCCACAATGGGGTAGCATCGAGGGCCTGGTATCTCTGAGGTTGGTCTGGCACTGGAATCAAACTTTGGCACGCTGACTGCTTCCTGTTTCGAAGCACTTGTCCCAGAAATGCATCGGACTGAGAGAGCAGAAGGGGCACTGGACCTCAGCAAAAGGGAGCTTCTTAAAATGCTTGCCATTTTGGACTGTAAAGTAAATGGTTAATAATGGTTAAGAGTTacaacaaataaatgtgccagaccTATCAAATAATATACTGAAGCATTTCCAGCAGTGAAATATCTGTGAAGCAAACGCTTTGGACACCCAGCTCCTAGGTGCCCTGGACAATCTAGCACTTTAAATCATTCAAAATGCTCTCAGAAACATGGAAACTTTATTTCCCACAGAACGACATTCTTCCAAGTCCTCCTTATAGGTCCCAAAATGCCCACCAAGACCCCTAACTAATAAAGGTCCATCATATTCTTTCATCTCCTTGCCCCTTGGTCTAATATTACCTTTACCACATTGAAGGTTAATTAGGGATTATGTTGATCATGCTTTGGGGTCTCTAACTCTACATAAGAAAGGGCTTTAGTCTTCAGGTATTGATCCTCATGCTTATGTTGTTTGAGGTGATCATTTACTTCTACTAACAAAACCATATAATTATTTAAGACTGGGGAATTCTTAATGTAAAGGAAATTAAATGCAATTCCATGAATATAAGAATTTAGTCATCAAAAATGTTGCACAATCCTGCATAAATAGTGTGCAAATATACCAGtagactatataaaaaaaagcacaaacacaaacacgtgtttttatgtataaataaattagtgtggtgtgtgc is from Penaeus monodon isolate SGIC_2016 chromosome 12, NSTDA_Pmon_1, whole genome shotgun sequence and encodes:
- the LOC119579464 gene encoding probable cytochrome P450 301a1, mitochondrial; this translates as MASILRSSLLLRSSAPSALSVRCISGTSASKQEAVSVPKFDSSARPTSEIPGPRCYPIVGTIPSMLLDPTFDNKQIHKFWEKMIKEYGPIVRMVTPGMPSIVGLTNPDDCETVFRTTMENPVRNGFLALKKIRDDEVNGYFEKKSGLLPENGEEWWRVRSRVQTPMLKVKNIASYLKSMDEITLEFLDRIAAMQEEYGEMPSNFQTELYKWALESVGLVALSRRLGCLDPNLTDDSQPMQLIHSANNIFEAMNDTEISAGMWRFFPTAPYRRLKANHQLFLEVADSNIQETEALLKAKTGKEDEELTLMESLLLMPGLSRKDVVTLILDMLFAGIDTTSHTIGFTLYLLARHPEVQARVQKEVDQVIGDHQGPLLPSHLGRLSYLKAVLKESHRIFPLTVGNARTLDKDTVLSGYIVPKGWMAITLNMLIGWDESVFPRAKEFIPERWLRHKPLGPIHPYASLPFGAGTRMCIGRRIAEQELYTFLARALHRFTVDYKYEDMGVISKLVYAPSQPLRFTFTERR